In Flammeovirgaceae bacterium 311, one DNA window encodes the following:
- a CDS encoding xylose isomerase domain-containing protein (COG1082 Sugar phosphate isomerases/epimerases) — protein MAIKVGCFSLINPFQTLEKQVDQIQAWGFKYADITDNSDGANLGSHFDFAAVASLDANAFDIKRLFESRGLTIVSIDAHATLLDPTAPWRYGTSQIIKAIKMAAAIGVKHVITTEGDAHTPFGKSLSVDEGIFTIREKLYEPLQVAKDYGVKLLMEPHGPLTDSVDNMERILDACDSDALGVNLDTGNLWLGGGDSIEMIKRLGSKIEHVHWKDLPEEFVPQRGKIFGCGMALIPLGKGVIDIKSIYEELVNIGFDGHSTLEVSGEDNVMESYRFLQALGAE, from the coding sequence ATGGCTATTAAAGTAGGGTGTTTTTCACTTATCAATCCTTTTCAGACACTTGAGAAACAAGTGGATCAAATTCAGGCATGGGGCTTCAAGTATGCTGATATAACCGACAATTCTGATGGAGCAAATTTAGGTTCTCATTTTGATTTTGCCGCAGTGGCAAGCCTGGATGCAAATGCTTTTGACATCAAGCGCTTATTTGAATCCAGAGGATTAACAATTGTTAGTATTGATGCGCATGCAACCCTGCTGGATCCTACGGCACCCTGGCGGTATGGTACCTCTCAAATCATTAAGGCAATAAAAATGGCAGCCGCCATTGGTGTTAAACATGTGATCACAACAGAAGGAGACGCCCACACACCGTTTGGGAAAAGCCTTTCTGTAGATGAAGGAATTTTTACCATACGGGAGAAGCTCTACGAACCTTTACAAGTAGCCAAAGATTACGGTGTTAAACTCCTGATGGAGCCCCACGGACCCCTGACAGATTCTGTCGATAACATGGAAAGAATTCTGGATGCCTGTGATTCTGATGCGCTTGGCGTGAATCTGGATACCGGAAACCTGTGGCTTGGCGGAGGAGATTCGATAGAAATGATAAAAAGGCTTGGGTCTAAAATAGAACATGTGCACTGGAAAGACCTGCCTGAAGAATTTGTGCCGCAGAGAGGAAAAATATTTGGTTGTGGCATGGCCTTGATACCATTGGGTAAAGGCGTGATAGACATAAAAAGTATTTATGAGGAGCTGGTTAACATTGGCTTCGATGGACACTCCACCCTGGAAGTAAGCGGTGAAGACAATGTAATGGAAAGCTACCGCTTTCTGCAGGCCCTGGGTGCTGAATAA
- a CDS encoding Crp/FNR family transcriptional regulator (COG3828 Uncharacterized protein conserved in bacteria) — protein sequence MNSLNYQETIFCFVPDGYYINVLGNMMFRYTIFLLLPLLFISCIGSPGAGDKEKRVLIFSKTDGYRHDSIPFAKAALAQICAQNGIAVDTTEDASAFNEHNLKRYSAIVFLNTVGNIFDEDQKQSFQRYIQAGGGFVGIHSATGTQNEWPWFGKMVGGYFVNHPKVQKATIHVVNREHPATQHLPARWERTDEWYNFRDLNPDVTVLATLDETTYTGGEHPDYHPIAWCQEYDGGRAFYTALGHLTKNYQEPDLLKHMLGGIQWAIGNNRLDYGKVAAVK from the coding sequence TTGAATAGTTTAAATTACCAGGAAACAATATTCTGTTTTGTTCCTGATGGCTACTATATAAATGTGCTAGGTAATATGATGTTTCGGTATACCATTTTTCTTTTATTACCCCTGCTGTTTATTTCCTGCATTGGTTCTCCCGGTGCCGGAGATAAGGAAAAAAGGGTATTGATCTTTAGTAAAACCGACGGCTACCGACATGATTCCATCCCTTTTGCGAAAGCGGCGCTGGCGCAGATTTGTGCTCAAAATGGAATAGCAGTGGATACCACTGAAGATGCATCTGCATTTAATGAGCATAATCTGAAGCGTTACAGTGCTATAGTTTTTTTGAATACTGTTGGTAATATTTTTGATGAAGACCAGAAACAAAGTTTTCAGCGCTACATACAGGCAGGAGGAGGTTTCGTAGGCATACACAGTGCCACCGGTACGCAGAATGAATGGCCCTGGTTTGGGAAAATGGTGGGAGGATACTTTGTGAATCACCCTAAAGTTCAGAAAGCTACAATCCATGTAGTGAACAGAGAGCATCCGGCTACACAACACCTGCCGGCCAGGTGGGAACGTACCGATGAGTGGTACAATTTCAGGGACCTGAATCCAGATGTAACCGTTCTGGCAACGCTTGATGAAACCACTTATACAGGAGGGGAACACCCCGATTATCATCCGATTGCCTGGTGCCAGGAGTATGATGGAGGCAGGGCTTTTTATACCGCCTTAGGCCACCTGACAAAAAATTATCAGGAGCCGGATCTGCTGAAGCATATGTTAGGCGGAATCCAATGGGCTATTGGCAACAATCGCCTGGATTATGGTAAAGTAGCCGCAGTGAAATGA
- a CDS encoding membrane-bound dehydrogenase domain-containing protein (COG2133 Glucose/sorbosone dehydrogenases): MNPADSAALNSLYDEHVRTTEYQTPEQERLSFILPPGFEVTLFAAEPDITKPINMAFDEKGRLWVSQSSEYPIAAGPGEGNDRITILEDTDGDGRADKINDFSSDLNIPIGIMPVKGGAIGYSIPNIYRFADSDNDGKEDKREVMLGEFGHEDTHGMVNNLIRGFDGWIHASHGYTNTSVVAGTDGDSIKMVSGNTFRFKMDGSRVEKTTDGRINPFGSDFDEMGYLYSADCHTLPIFQLIWDGNYEQWGKKEPNIGFAPTMMDYGLNSTALAGLVYYTDTQFPEKYQNSFYSGDVVTCRISRNTIEYKGSTPRATRQEDFLVSKDPWFRPVDIKIGPDGAMYIADFYNRIIGHYEVPLGHPGRDRISGRIWKITYKGNSRKVTDWSEASLADLLEAMKHKVLATRMMATDELVDRVGAKAIPALESLAQKSNTDPKQLIQVIWALYRLNALPDEVLAAAVQHADVRVKVHAYKVLANYSKLTAAQRSLTLQGLDNQNPHVQRAAAEVLGRHPDQNSYKRLISLEAQVPAYDTHLRYTILLSIRKHLEQDAIMQHAAREKWSEKEAGLLALVASDVQSIEAGNFLLQYVKNTEQPIGQMAPYVASVARAVPASALHPFIDFAITKTGNDLEQQFLVARALNQGMAQRGSKVSPVLQNWTQAVAGKILATVPADSADWNPEMNDRQHYAAEVAGKYKAGHMVPGLKKVLSAQYAAEGTRQAAAIALMDIAPEQHAAILYKTLRNAEEPRRLRQKVARALEQSESAQVRDLLVLALEDAPYELQSTIASILAKSSEGKTMLLKAIRQGHAPARLLKSVQVEEPFLANIDPNQRKEFDALTANLLPLSVERQKLIDKRIAEFNARGKTPEMGKAVFSRNCSMCHQVNKEGGMIGPQLDGIGNWGKIALATKILDPNRNISENFRNYNITLHNGKTISGQYRREEGQMLILANSSGEEFAVSQQDIREKEASKYTLMPDNFNSTIPKDDFDALIVYLLSIKQ, from the coding sequence ATGAACCCGGCAGATAGTGCTGCACTAAACAGCCTGTATGATGAGCACGTAAGAACCACCGAGTACCAGACTCCTGAACAGGAACGTTTGAGTTTTATATTACCCCCAGGTTTTGAAGTAACGCTTTTTGCAGCAGAGCCAGACATTACCAAGCCAATCAACATGGCTTTTGATGAAAAGGGCCGCTTATGGGTGAGCCAATCATCTGAATATCCTATAGCGGCAGGTCCCGGAGAAGGAAATGACCGCATCACTATTCTGGAAGATACAGACGGAGACGGACGGGCCGACAAGATCAATGATTTTAGCAGTGACCTGAATATTCCAATTGGCATCATGCCGGTAAAAGGCGGCGCCATTGGCTACAGCATACCCAATATTTACAGGTTTGCCGATTCTGATAATGATGGCAAAGAAGATAAGCGGGAAGTAATGTTGGGTGAGTTTGGTCATGAGGATACGCATGGGATGGTGAACAACCTGATCAGAGGCTTTGACGGATGGATACATGCCAGCCATGGATACACCAATACTTCTGTGGTGGCAGGTACAGATGGAGATTCTATCAAAATGGTATCAGGTAATACTTTCCGCTTTAAAATGGATGGCAGCCGGGTAGAGAAAACCACCGATGGCCGGATTAACCCTTTTGGTTCTGATTTTGATGAAATGGGTTATCTCTATTCTGCAGACTGCCACACCCTGCCTATTTTCCAGCTAATCTGGGACGGTAACTATGAGCAGTGGGGGAAAAAGGAACCGAATATTGGATTTGCGCCTACCATGATGGATTATGGCCTTAACTCCACGGCACTGGCAGGCCTTGTTTACTATACCGACACCCAGTTTCCGGAAAAATACCAGAATAGCTTTTACTCAGGCGATGTGGTAACCTGCCGGATAAGCCGCAATACCATAGAGTACAAGGGATCCACACCCAGAGCCACCCGGCAGGAAGATTTTTTGGTGAGTAAAGATCCATGGTTCCGTCCTGTGGATATTAAGATAGGACCGGATGGGGCCATGTACATAGCAGATTTTTACAACAGAATTATAGGCCATTATGAGGTGCCCCTTGGCCATCCAGGGAGAGACCGTATCAGTGGCCGGATATGGAAGATTACCTATAAGGGGAATAGCAGAAAAGTAACAGACTGGTCTGAAGCCAGCCTGGCAGATTTGCTGGAGGCAATGAAGCACAAAGTCCTGGCCACCAGAATGATGGCTACGGATGAGCTGGTGGATCGTGTGGGTGCTAAGGCTATACCTGCCTTAGAAAGCCTGGCGCAAAAGAGTAATACCGATCCTAAGCAGCTTATCCAGGTAATCTGGGCACTTTACCGCTTAAATGCACTTCCGGATGAGGTGCTGGCAGCTGCTGTACAACATGCTGATGTGCGGGTAAAGGTGCATGCCTATAAAGTGCTTGCCAATTACAGCAAGCTTACAGCAGCGCAAAGATCCCTAACCCTGCAGGGACTCGATAACCAGAACCCGCACGTACAACGGGCTGCTGCCGAGGTGTTAGGCAGGCATCCTGATCAGAATAGTTATAAAAGGTTGATTTCGCTGGAGGCTCAGGTACCAGCTTATGATACCCATTTACGCTACACCATACTGCTAAGCATTAGAAAACATCTGGAGCAGGATGCTATTATGCAGCATGCAGCCCGGGAGAAATGGAGCGAAAAGGAAGCAGGGCTTCTGGCATTGGTGGCATCAGATGTCCAATCTATCGAAGCCGGTAATTTTCTGCTCCAATACGTGAAAAACACCGAACAGCCAATCGGGCAAATGGCACCCTATGTAGCATCTGTTGCCCGCGCTGTTCCGGCATCGGCCCTGCATCCTTTTATAGATTTTGCTATCACCAAAACTGGTAATGATCTTGAGCAGCAATTTCTGGTAGCAAGGGCTTTAAATCAGGGCATGGCGCAAAGAGGCAGTAAGGTTAGCCCGGTATTGCAGAACTGGACACAGGCTGTTGCCGGAAAAATTCTTGCCACAGTACCAGCAGATTCGGCTGACTGGAACCCTGAAATGAACGACCGGCAGCATTATGCTGCTGAAGTAGCAGGAAAGTATAAAGCAGGACACATGGTGCCGGGGCTTAAGAAAGTGCTAAGTGCCCAATATGCAGCTGAGGGAACACGGCAGGCAGCCGCTATCGCTTTAATGGATATCGCTCCTGAACAACATGCAGCCATTCTCTATAAGACCTTGAGAAATGCAGAAGAACCCCGAAGGCTGCGACAGAAAGTGGCAAGGGCACTCGAACAATCAGAATCTGCACAGGTCAGAGATTTACTGGTCCTGGCCCTGGAGGATGCACCCTACGAACTGCAGTCAACAATTGCTTCCATTCTGGCAAAAAGTTCTGAAGGCAAAACAATGCTTTTAAAAGCTATCAGACAGGGACATGCCCCGGCCCGCCTGCTAAAGTCGGTACAGGTAGAAGAACCTTTCCTGGCCAATATAGACCCAAACCAGCGAAAGGAATTTGATGCCCTCACTGCCAATCTTTTACCGCTAAGTGTAGAGCGGCAAAAGCTCATTGATAAAAGAATAGCTGAATTCAATGCACGTGGTAAAACTCCTGAAATGGGCAAGGCCGTTTTCTCCAGAAACTGCAGTATGTGCCATCAGGTAAACAAGGAAGGCGGCATGATCGGTCCTCAGCTGGATGGCATCGGAAACTGGGGAAAAATAGCCCTGGCAACTAAAATCCTGGACCCCAACCGAAACATCTCGGAAAATTTCCGGAATTATAACATCACTTTACACAATGGCAAAACCATCTCCGGACAGTACAGGAGAGAAGAGGGACAGATGCTGATCCTTGCCAATTCATCCGGAGAAGAATTTGCTGTAAGCCAGCAGGACATCAGGGAAAAAGAAGCCTCTAAATATACCCTGATGCCGGATAATTTTAACAGCACCATTCCAAAAGACGATTTCGATGCGCTCATAGTATACCTGTTAAGCATTAAGCAATGA
- a CDS encoding hypothetical protein (COG1626 Neutral trehalase), which produces MILVLCTISCVQTESKKQMQDLPQEGLVQVQFRTSDPRLQALYDSAESKSKWNISQFQDYKVLVEGGGYQHVWLETQPMGGYMYAKRNLEIAGNNIKIFMDHQREDGRLPGMISNAPDSLVPRYEWFQGYFFPMPAFEMYFWLNKDREYLTQLYNTLQDFDAYLWKTRDSDNNGCLESWCSWDTGEDHSIRYGGSPNLWPYDYPPTKEFFSDLSPEELKYYFRQNSFDPAAYMPVPIESMDFMSFSYANRDVLARISKELNNDKEAYWQHKAIEVQRKLKEYLWDEEKLACYDRDASNKQMDVLLHNSLRCMYFGSFDQQMADDFVRVHLLNPDEFWTPVPLPSIAANDALFRNIAGNNWSGQPQGLTYQRSIRALENYGHYAELTLLGEKFLDLLTDSLKFTQQFHPFEKIINNSSDGYGPTILASLEFISRLYGIHYTQDKIYWSAIDRDKQIYYQQAWNKQVFEMEEVGDSMNCYINKEKVFSMSKGVRVVTDLEGKIVEVIGIDTRPKKVRIQGENVDLSLVVAPNSQYRMGENNKLEILKSVEFSLKPL; this is translated from the coding sequence ATGATTCTTGTGCTTTGTACCATTTCCTGTGTGCAAACAGAAAGCAAAAAGCAAATGCAGGATCTGCCGCAGGAGGGGCTTGTACAGGTACAGTTCAGAACCTCAGATCCAAGGCTTCAGGCTTTATATGATAGCGCAGAAAGTAAATCAAAGTGGAATATCAGCCAGTTTCAGGATTATAAGGTTTTGGTGGAAGGGGGTGGCTACCAGCATGTATGGCTGGAAACCCAGCCAATGGGTGGCTATATGTATGCCAAGCGTAACCTGGAGATTGCCGGCAATAATATCAAGATATTTATGGACCATCAGCGGGAAGATGGTCGTTTGCCGGGCATGATCAGCAATGCTCCGGATTCCCTTGTGCCCCGTTATGAATGGTTCCAGGGATATTTTTTTCCCATGCCAGCATTTGAAATGTATTTCTGGCTGAACAAAGACCGTGAATATTTAACACAGTTATACAATACGCTCCAGGATTTTGATGCGTATTTATGGAAAACCCGGGATTCTGACAACAATGGCTGCCTGGAATCGTGGTGCTCCTGGGATACAGGAGAAGATCATAGCATCCGCTATGGAGGGTCGCCCAATCTCTGGCCTTATGATTATCCGCCCACTAAAGAATTCTTCAGCGACCTATCTCCTGAAGAGCTGAAATACTATTTCAGACAAAACAGCTTTGACCCTGCTGCCTATATGCCGGTGCCCATCGAATCGATGGATTTTATGTCGTTCTCCTATGCCAACAGGGATGTTCTGGCGCGTATTTCAAAAGAACTTAATAATGATAAGGAAGCCTACTGGCAGCATAAAGCAATAGAGGTACAACGCAAGCTGAAGGAGTACTTGTGGGACGAGGAAAAACTGGCTTGCTACGACAGGGATGCCTCTAATAAGCAAATGGATGTTTTGCTGCATAACAGCCTTCGCTGTATGTACTTTGGCAGCTTTGACCAGCAAATGGCCGATGATTTTGTGCGGGTGCATTTGCTGAATCCGGATGAATTCTGGACGCCTGTTCCCCTGCCTTCCATTGCTGCCAATGATGCGCTATTTCGGAATATTGCCGGCAATAACTGGAGCGGCCAGCCCCAGGGGCTTACCTATCAGCGGTCCATCAGAGCACTGGAGAATTACGGACATTATGCCGAGCTAACTTTATTAGGAGAGAAGTTCCTGGACCTGCTTACCGATTCCTTGAAGTTTACCCAACAGTTCCACCCATTTGAGAAGATAATCAACAATTCCTCTGACGGATACGGCCCCACCATTCTGGCTTCGCTGGAATTTATTTCCAGACTGTATGGCATACATTATACACAGGATAAAATCTACTGGAGTGCCATTGATCGTGACAAGCAGATTTACTATCAGCAGGCATGGAACAAGCAGGTATTTGAGATGGAAGAAGTGGGCGATAGCATGAACTGCTACATAAACAAAGAGAAGGTATTTTCTATGAGCAAGGGAGTTCGGGTTGTAACCGATCTGGAGGGAAAGATAGTGGAGGTAATTGGAATTGACACCAGGCCTAAAAAGGTGCGCATACAGGGGGAAAATGTGGATCTTTCGCTTGTAGTAGCACCTAACAGTCAGTACAGAATGGGAGAAAACAACAAATTAGAGATATTGAAATCTGTTGAATTTAGCCTGAAGCCTCTGTAA
- a CDS encoding hypothetical protein (COG4354 Predicted bile acid beta-glucosidase), with the protein MKEKKDRRLFIKQLGLGGLTAVAGPGLLAASPAPPVEKKETPQTTDQLAEAGKGVNSRRGYNETYRGEYLNRTAFPIGGIGAGMFCLEGTGAVSHMSIHNKPDIFHEPNMFAAIAIKGLDKGAKVIEGPVPAWKMFGQRGAAYGARGSSFGLPRFNDVEFTARFPFGTINLHDEDVPVDVQLVGWSPFIPGEEDDSSLPVGALEYRFVNKGQKPIEAVFSYNSRNFVLQRKGKGTVKEIKNGFVLVQEGTAENPHMQASFAVFTDDANTVVDHCWFRGGWFDPLTMVWNTIREGNVKANPPVEERAPGASLFVPFSLMPGGEKTIRVMIAWYVPDSDLKIGEKNTEAACTPGSGCCPSPTALGLAKGGENNTAPHYKPWYSSKFRDVYEVASYWQEHYQDLYKKSAAFRDAFYASTLPPEVMEAVAANLTILKSPTVLRQYDGRLWNWEGCNDDRGCCEGSCTHVWNYAQALPHLFPALERSLRHTEFCENQNTEGHQAFRANLPISPLTHDFYAAADGQLGGIMKVYREWRICGDNGWLSKMYPMVKSSMDYCIQTWDPRNKGVLEEPHHNTYDIEFWGPDGMCTSFYLGALSAISEMGKFLKQDVSHYQKLYTKGKAFVESKLYNGEYFIQDIRWTGLSAPDPVQASEKSMGGSYSEEALAILQKEGPKYQYGKGCLSDGILGGWIARMCGLEDPVDAGKTKSHLLAVHRYNLMKDLSDHVNPQRPSYALGKEGGLLLCSWPRGGMLSLPFVYSNEVWTGIEYQVASHLMLMEQVDEGLEIVRTCRDRYDGRIRNPFNEYECGHWYARAMASYGLLQGLTGLRFDAVDQTLYIDSKVGDFTSFISTEKGFGTVSLKGGKPALHIAYGTIPVKKVMVSGKKAQLVKA; encoded by the coding sequence ATGAAAGAAAAGAAAGACCGCCGTTTATTTATCAAACAACTGGGCCTGGGTGGATTAACCGCCGTGGCAGGCCCGGGTCTTTTAGCCGCATCTCCTGCACCTCCGGTGGAAAAGAAGGAGACTCCTCAAACTACAGATCAGTTAGCGGAGGCAGGAAAGGGAGTTAATTCCAGGCGGGGGTATAATGAGACATACAGGGGGGAGTACCTAAACCGGACTGCATTTCCCATTGGAGGGATCGGGGCTGGTATGTTCTGCCTGGAGGGCACCGGTGCAGTCTCTCACATGTCTATTCACAACAAGCCCGATATTTTTCATGAGCCAAACATGTTTGCGGCCATTGCCATAAAAGGTCTGGATAAAGGCGCAAAAGTAATAGAGGGACCTGTACCTGCCTGGAAAATGTTTGGACAACGCGGTGCAGCTTATGGTGCACGCGGCTCTTCCTTTGGCCTGCCCCGTTTTAACGATGTAGAGTTTACAGCCCGCTTTCCTTTTGGAACCATCAACCTGCATGATGAAGACGTACCTGTTGATGTTCAGCTCGTGGGTTGGAGCCCCTTTATACCTGGAGAAGAAGATGATTCCAGCCTACCTGTGGGCGCTTTGGAGTACAGATTTGTGAATAAAGGCCAAAAGCCCATAGAAGCTGTTTTTTCATACAATTCAAGAAATTTTGTACTTCAGCGAAAAGGAAAGGGAACAGTAAAGGAAATTAAAAATGGGTTTGTTCTGGTGCAGGAGGGAACAGCAGAAAACCCTCACATGCAGGCGAGCTTTGCGGTATTTACAGATGATGCAAACACTGTAGTGGACCACTGCTGGTTTCGTGGGGGGTGGTTTGATCCCCTAACCATGGTCTGGAATACAATCAGGGAGGGAAATGTAAAGGCTAACCCGCCGGTTGAGGAAAGAGCGCCCGGAGCATCTCTCTTTGTTCCGTTTTCCCTGATGCCAGGCGGGGAAAAAACCATACGGGTAATGATTGCCTGGTACGTACCAGATTCTGATCTGAAAATAGGGGAGAAAAATACAGAGGCGGCCTGTACCCCCGGATCCGGATGCTGCCCTTCTCCAACAGCCTTAGGTCTTGCGAAGGGTGGTGAAAATAATACAGCTCCACACTATAAGCCCTGGTACAGCAGTAAGTTTAGAGATGTTTATGAGGTGGCCAGCTATTGGCAGGAGCACTATCAGGATCTTTATAAAAAGTCAGCTGCTTTCAGGGACGCTTTTTACGCCAGCACATTACCACCGGAAGTGATGGAGGCGGTGGCTGCCAATCTTACCATTCTTAAATCTCCCACGGTGCTGCGGCAGTACGATGGGCGGCTGTGGAACTGGGAGGGCTGTAACGATGACAGGGGCTGCTGCGAAGGCTCCTGTACACATGTCTGGAATTATGCACAGGCCCTGCCTCACCTGTTTCCGGCACTGGAAAGAAGCCTGCGGCACACCGAATTCTGTGAAAATCAAAATACCGAAGGGCACCAGGCCTTTCGTGCCAATCTGCCTATTTCGCCCCTTACACATGATTTCTATGCCGCCGCTGACGGACAATTGGGCGGAATCATGAAAGTGTACAGAGAATGGCGCATTTGCGGAGACAACGGCTGGCTCAGCAAGATGTATCCGATGGTGAAGAGCAGCATGGATTATTGCATTCAAACCTGGGACCCCCGGAACAAAGGTGTTCTGGAAGAACCTCATCACAATACTTATGATATTGAGTTTTGGGGACCTGACGGGATGTGTACCAGCTTTTACCTGGGCGCTCTGAGTGCCATCTCCGAAATGGGTAAGTTCTTGAAGCAGGATGTATCTCACTACCAGAAGCTTTATACAAAAGGAAAAGCCTTTGTGGAGAGCAAACTCTATAATGGGGAATATTTTATACAGGATATCAGGTGGACGGGCTTGAGTGCTCCTGACCCGGTTCAAGCTTCAGAAAAATCGATGGGCGGCAGCTACTCAGAGGAAGCACTGGCAATACTACAGAAAGAAGGCCCAAAATATCAGTATGGAAAAGGATGTCTGTCTGATGGTATACTTGGAGGCTGGATTGCAAGGATGTGCGGCCTGGAGGATCCGGTAGATGCCGGAAAAACAAAGAGCCATCTGCTGGCAGTGCACAGGTACAACCTGATGAAAGATCTAAGCGATCATGTTAACCCGCAGCGGCCATCTTATGCTTTGGGAAAAGAAGGAGGCCTTCTTTTATGCTCCTGGCCCAGGGGAGGCATGCTTTCTTTGCCTTTCGTATACAGTAATGAGGTCTGGACGGGTATTGAATACCAGGTAGCTTCGCACCTGATGCTGATGGAACAGGTGGATGAAGGACTTGAAATAGTACGCACCTGCAGGGACCGCTATGATGGGCGGATCCGCAATCCCTTCAATGAGTATGAGTGCGGCCACTGGTATGCCCGGGCTATGGCAAGTTATGGTTTACTGCAGGGGCTCACAGGTCTTCGCTTTGATGCTGTCGATCAGACATTGTACATAGATTCTAAAGTGGGCGATTTCACAAGCTTTATCTCCACAGAAAAGGGATTCGGAACGGTAAGTCTAAAAGGAGGTAAGCCTGCTTTGCATATTGCCTATGGCACCATTCCTGTAAAAAAAGTAATGGTATCTGGTAAAAAAGCACAGCTAGTAAAAGCATAA
- a CDS encoding FKBP-type peptidylprolyl isomerase (COG1047 FKBP-type peptidyl-prolyl cis-trans isomerases 2) produces MVVADKMVVSIRYTMKNERGEVLESIMESAPVTYLHGAGNILPSLEANLAGLRVGEGKTFRISDGQQTAIADNDYSMQVIVDDVRFPTDEELLHGQPGQKDKDNCEPGCCC; encoded by the coding sequence ATGGTGGTTGCAGATAAGATGGTGGTTTCCATCAGGTATACAATGAAGAATGAGAGGGGTGAGGTTTTGGAAAGCATTATGGAGAGTGCTCCTGTAACCTACCTGCATGGTGCTGGCAATATCCTGCCTTCCTTAGAGGCTAACCTGGCTGGATTAAGAGTGGGGGAAGGAAAAACATTCCGGATATCTGATGGGCAGCAGACTGCTATAGCGGATAATGATTATTCTATGCAGGTGATCGTTGATGATGTTCGTTTTCCAACGGATGAAGAACTACTCCATGGACAGCCCGGGCAGAAAGACAAAGATAACTGCGAACCTGGCTGCTGTTGTTAG